In Chitinophagales bacterium, the following proteins share a genomic window:
- a CDS encoding SRPBCC family protein, with the protein MVDIDFQHHCFGFFLIGFTLPERILVESKTEINRSPEDVLDFLDNLRNWEKWSEINAQNDSTLKVEYSGTSAGVGSIMTWERKALGKGSIKITRITQMPVLHYILEPESSNLLFDCKFEIRKTEQPGKSNVRWVVVTDLGLNPVMRYAGILLKSSLKSETEKEIEKLKAVLEE; encoded by the coding sequence TTGGTTGATATTGATTTTCAGCACCATTGTTTTGGTTTTTTCTTAATTGGATTTACCTTGCCAGAGCGGATTTTAGTGGAAAGCAAAACAGAGATCAATCGTTCGCCAGAGGATGTTTTGGATTTTTTGGACAATCTGCGCAATTGGGAAAAATGGAGTGAAATCAATGCCCAAAACGATAGTACTTTAAAAGTGGAGTATTCCGGCACCAGTGCCGGAGTGGGATCCATTATGACCTGGGAAAGAAAGGCGCTTGGAAAGGGCAGCATTAAAATCACCAGAATTACTCAAATGCCCGTGTTGCACTACATTTTAGAACCGGAGAGCAGTAATTTATTATTTGATTGCAAATTTGAAATTAGGAAAACGGAACAGCCCGGCAAATCAAATGTGCGCTGGGTAGTGGTTACCGATTTGGGATTGAATCCCGTGATGCGCTATGCAGGTATTTTGCTAAAAAGCAGTTTGAAAAGCGAAACCGAAAAGGAAATCGAAAAGCTGAAAGCCGTTTTAGAGGAGTGA
- a CDS encoding HepT-like ribonuclease domain-containing protein has product MKGKLGDQQRIRHILDAISEIESYLKGIDRKGFSKNSMMRFAIVKQLEIIGEACNHISEETKSKTAKLNG; this is encoded by the coding sequence ATGAAAGGAAAACTTGGTGATCAACAACGTATCCGTCATATTCTGGATGCTATTTCTGAAATTGAATCCTACCTGAAAGGTATTGATCGCAAAGGCTTTTCTAAAAACTCAATGATGCGTTTTGCTATCGTAAAACAACTTGAAATAATAGGCGAAGCCTGCAATCATATTTCAGAAGAAACAAAAAGTAAAACAGCAAAATTGAATGGCTAA
- a CDS encoding fructosamine kinase family protein, which yields MPDIMLDADTQNEILKLLQEKNPHFTAIDQVNSLSGGDINAVYKIRSGDAAFVVKQNYADKYPEMFRKEAAGLDLLGKSSAFNIPQVIGTCEASGQSCLVLEYIASSNPKVDFWKGFAHNLVELHQNTSENNCFGLDYSNYIGSLVQPNQWTSNWFEFYAEQRLLPMFQDAYDQGHFTQSDHRRLEQVISNLENNIPNEKPALLHGDLWSGNYLVDEDGNPCLIDPAVYYGHRETELAFMQLFGGFDSKLFEVYQQKFPLEPGFEKRKELHQLYPLLVHSVLFGGHYVQQVRGILNRAF from the coding sequence TTGCCTGATATTATGCTTGATGCAGATACTCAGAACGAAATATTAAAACTCCTACAAGAAAAAAATCCCCATTTCACCGCAATCGATCAGGTGAATTCACTCAGCGGTGGGGATATTAATGCTGTTTATAAAATCAGATCAGGGGATGCTGCTTTTGTTGTCAAGCAAAATTATGCCGACAAATATCCTGAAATGTTTCGCAAAGAAGCTGCCGGTTTGGATCTTCTGGGCAAATCAAGTGCATTCAATATACCGCAGGTAATAGGCACTTGTGAAGCATCCGGTCAAAGCTGTCTTGTTTTGGAATACATCGCTTCATCAAATCCTAAAGTAGATTTCTGGAAAGGTTTTGCGCATAATCTGGTGGAATTGCATCAGAACACTTCTGAGAACAATTGCTTTGGGCTGGATTATTCCAACTATATCGGCTCTTTAGTGCAGCCCAATCAATGGACATCAAATTGGTTTGAATTTTATGCCGAACAGCGCCTTTTGCCCATGTTTCAAGATGCATATGACCAGGGACATTTCACACAATCCGACCACAGGAGATTAGAACAGGTCATTTCAAACCTGGAAAATAATATCCCAAATGAAAAACCCGCCCTGCTTCACGGTGATTTGTGGAGTGGCAATTACCTGGTAGATGAAGATGGAAATCCTTGCCTGATTGATCCGGCAGTATATTATGGACACAGGGAGACGGAACTGGCTTTTATGCAATTGTTTGGTGGATTTGATTCTAAATTATTTGAAGTTTATCAGCAGAAATTTCCACTTGAGCCCGGTTTTGAAAAACGCAAAGAACTGCATCAGCTCTACCCCTTACTGGTACATTCGGTTTTGTTTGGTGGGCATTATGTGCAGCAGGTGAGGGGAATATTGAACAGAGCATTCTGA
- a CDS encoding putative porin, whose protein sequence is MLHKVSYISASRNNSIGHQCLFTGCLFVFVFILFPFTTFAQEEEADTTLQIVEIEEELVLDTVFSDRKFLDRGASEITYTKGINGIKIFRPDTTLDYFHIYDPARQKDFRFLNTGNIGSAAHYIFFDNYTPFGFRTGHEQFDVYRFTKDNIPFYNSRVSYSNLKIMIGTNREQLYEATHNQNIGSQFNFGFNFRRVASTGLYTNQETGNNSAALTARVNSKNKRYTAQTILQLNNMKSLENGGVEFTGMFDDTTFTTKTLLEVNSPNARTEDREMGALVRQSYSFGKKAYESINDTTVLYEFYPSITFYHEAEYKRRKYRFYDTNPDSLFYDDFYSISDSIENQYIFKDLRNEFGVNFSRIKCIDTTGSPQYNDFLIRASATYAYLEWFNQFHFESLSELNVNFSVSDHPNVEGRFLYAGNLRMALASYNQGDLRANAYLGLQGDKWGQLKVLSGYSRQEPAYVAQRFFIRDFSWQNDFQKENYFWLGADYILPKHRLGLSGRMFTLSNLIYYDSDRRPAQSDNAQNVFTASLDHSLRVGWFGLDNLLRVQYLTQDDALRVPLFWMRSSIYAQGRIFKKVMLGKVGFDMYYNTPYDALYYFPMTGQFQLNGNNTLNYVPRLDLFLSFQVKSLSIFAKMQNLLQGIGEQNGNFNFYRYPEYDRAFKVGLSWDFYN, encoded by the coding sequence ATGCTTCATAAAGTAAGCTATATATCTGCAAGCAGAAATAATTCGATTGGGCATCAATGTTTATTTACGGGATGCCTTTTTGTGTTTGTATTTATATTGTTTCCTTTCACAACATTTGCCCAAGAGGAAGAAGCCGACACTACTTTGCAAATTGTAGAGATAGAAGAAGAATTGGTCCTGGACACAGTTTTTTCCGACCGAAAATTTTTAGACCGTGGCGCTTCTGAAATTACTTATACAAAAGGAATCAACGGGATAAAGATTTTCCGACCCGACACCACGCTCGATTATTTTCATATTTACGATCCTGCCAGGCAAAAAGATTTTAGATTTCTGAATACGGGCAATATCGGCAGTGCTGCCCATTATATTTTCTTTGACAATTACACACCCTTTGGATTCAGAACCGGGCATGAACAATTTGATGTGTATCGTTTTACAAAAGACAATATTCCTTTTTACAACAGCCGTGTTTCTTATTCCAATTTAAAGATCATGATTGGCACCAACAGGGAGCAATTGTATGAAGCCACCCACAATCAGAATATTGGTTCACAGTTTAATTTCGGCTTCAATTTCAGACGGGTAGCATCAACAGGATTGTACACCAACCAGGAAACAGGCAACAACAGTGCAGCACTCACTGCCAGGGTCAACAGTAAAAACAAACGCTATACGGCACAAACAATCTTGCAGCTCAACAATATGAAATCGCTTGAAAACGGTGGGGTGGAATTTACAGGGATGTTTGACGATACTACATTTACTACCAAAACCCTGTTAGAAGTCAATTCCCCTAATGCACGTACCGAAGACCGGGAAATGGGCGCCTTGGTAAGACAATCTTATTCATTTGGAAAAAAGGCCTATGAGAGCATTAATGACACTACAGTGCTCTATGAGTTTTACCCTTCCATAACTTTTTATCACGAGGCGGAGTACAAACGCAGGAAATATCGATTTTACGATACCAATCCCGATTCCCTGTTTTACGATGATTTTTATTCCATTTCCGACAGCATTGAAAACCAATATATTTTTAAGGATTTGCGCAATGAATTTGGCGTGAATTTTTCCAGGATTAAGTGCATCGACACTACTGGAAGTCCGCAGTACAATGATTTTTTAATTCGTGCATCAGCCACTTATGCATACCTGGAGTGGTTCAATCAATTTCATTTTGAATCTTTGAGCGAGCTCAATGTGAATTTTTCTGTCAGTGATCACCCAAATGTTGAAGGGCGTTTTTTGTATGCTGGAAATTTAAGAATGGCATTGGCCTCCTACAATCAGGGTGATCTGCGCGCCAATGCCTATCTGGGCTTGCAGGGCGATAAATGGGGACAATTGAAGGTGTTGAGTGGCTATTCCCGGCAGGAGCCTGCTTATGTTGCACAGCGCTTTTTTATCAGGGATTTTTCCTGGCAAAATGATTTTCAGAAAGAGAATTACTTTTGGTTGGGAGCCGACTATATTCTACCAAAACACAGACTGGGATTGAGTGGCAGAATGTTTACGCTTAGTAACCTGATTTATTACGACAGCGACAGAAGGCCCGCTCAAAGCGACAATGCACAGAATGTATTTACAGCAAGTCTCGATCATTCGCTGAGGGTAGGCTGGTTTGGCCTGGACAATTTGCTGCGTGTGCAGTATTTAACCCAGGATGACGCACTGCGTGTGCCTTTGTTTTGGATGCGCAGCTCGATTTATGCCCAGGGGCGCATCTTTAAAAAAGTAATGCTGGGAAAAGTCGGATTTGATATGTATTACAATACACCCTATGATGCGCTTTACTATTTTCCGATGACCGGACAATTTCAATTGAACGGAAACAATACCCTAAATTATGTACCGCGCCTGGATCTGTTCCTTTCTTTCCAGGTGAAATCATTGAGTATTTTCGCCAAAATGCAGAATTTGCTACAAGGGATTGGCGAGCAAAATGGCAACTTTAACTTTTATCGCTACCCGGAATACGACAGAGCTTTTAAAGTAGGACTGAGCTGGGATTTTTACAATTAA
- a CDS encoding response regulator transcription factor, protein MMNEKVSILLVDDHPMIRHGIKALLNDVENLNVNGEASNGQEAIAQFKSGNYDLIIMDIKMPVMDGIEATKELKKIDNAVNILALSMYDEHRFITRMLQAGAKGYILKNTGKEELVSAIAKIIAGENYFSPEVSNIMMSRFMNDKTESPRGSSTANLNVTLTKRETEIIRMIANEMTNSEIAAELNISPRTVDTHRRNLLQKLDVKNTAGLVRYALQNDIIA, encoded by the coding sequence ATGATGAATGAAAAGGTAAGCATACTATTGGTCGATGATCATCCAATGATTCGACATGGCATTAAGGCATTACTCAATGATGTTGAAAATTTAAATGTAAACGGAGAAGCATCAAATGGGCAAGAAGCCATAGCGCAGTTTAAATCCGGAAATTATGATCTTATTATTATGGATATTAAAATGCCGGTAATGGATGGCATTGAAGCAACAAAAGAGCTCAAAAAAATTGATAATGCTGTAAATATTCTCGCGCTTTCAATGTATGATGAACATCGCTTTATTACAAGAATGTTGCAAGCCGGAGCCAAAGGATATATTTTAAAAAACACAGGAAAAGAAGAGCTGGTAAGTGCCATAGCAAAAATCATTGCAGGTGAAAATTACTTTAGTCCCGAAGTCTCCAATATAATGATGTCGCGGTTTATGAATGACAAAACCGAAAGTCCAAGAGGTTCTTCTACAGCCAATTTAAATGTTACCCTTACTAAAAGAGAAACTGAGATCATTCGCATGATCGCCAATGAAATGACCAATAGCGAGATTGCTGCCGAACTGAACATCAGTCCTCGTACGGTTGACACCCACCGCAGAAACTTACTGCAAAAACTGGATGTGAAAAACACAGCAGGACTTGTGCGCTATGCACTACAAAATGATATTATTGCCTGA
- a CDS encoding DUF4160 domain-containing protein produces the protein MPTIKIIDSIKIDIYSREHPPPHFHAIYAEHEELIEIKTLKRYTGRLPKSKRGKVINWAKNRQDFLLENFKRLNPDL, from the coding sequence ATGCCTACTATAAAAATTATTGACTCAATAAAAATTGACATTTATTCAAGAGAACATCCACCACCACATTTTCATGCAATATATGCAGAACATGAAGAACTGATTGAAATTAAAACATTGAAAAGGTATACTGGGCGTTTACCCAAATCCAAAAGAGGCAAAGTGATTAATTGGGCAAAAAACAGGCAGGATTTTTTACTTGAAAATTTTAAACGATTAAACCCAGACTTATGA
- a CDS encoding purine-nucleoside phosphorylase, which produces MENLLKQIEETLAYIKAKVDTQPKIGIILGTGLGALADEIEVTQILDYAHTPHFPVSTVESHSGKLIFGKLGGKDVVAMQGRFHYYEGYNMRAVTYPVRVMKALGIEQLFISNAAGSTNENFKTGHLMILNDHINLQPEHPLRGKNYNSLGPRFPDMLHTYDPQLIEKALEIARGKNIDCHQGVYASVSGPCLETPAEYTYLHRIGADAVGMSTVPEVIVAKHMDLKIFAISVITDMGYPREVIKETSIEDVIAVANEAEPKLTEIMKELIAGL; this is translated from the coding sequence ATGGAAAACTTATTGAAGCAAATAGAAGAAACACTTGCCTATATTAAAGCAAAGGTAGATACTCAACCCAAAATCGGTATTATTCTCGGTACCGGGCTCGGTGCACTGGCAGATGAAATTGAAGTCACACAAATACTCGATTATGCTCATACGCCTCATTTTCCAGTTTCAACAGTAGAAAGCCATTCCGGTAAATTGATCTTTGGCAAATTGGGCGGAAAAGATGTGGTGGCCATGCAGGGGCGTTTTCATTACTATGAAGGCTACAATATGAGGGCTGTTACCTACCCCGTAAGAGTGATGAAAGCACTGGGCATTGAGCAACTCTTTATTTCAAATGCAGCGGGCAGTACCAATGAAAATTTTAAAACCGGCCACCTGATGATCCTCAATGATCATATTAATTTGCAACCGGAGCATCCGCTCAGGGGTAAAAACTACAATAGCCTGGGGCCGCGTTTTCCCGATATGTTGCATACTTATGATCCCCAATTGATTGAAAAGGCACTTGAAATTGCACGGGGAAAAAATATCGATTGCCACCAGGGCGTTTATGCCAGTGTTTCAGGCCCTTGCTTAGAGACTCCTGCTGAATATACTTATTTGCACAGAATCGGAGCCGATGCAGTAGGCATGTCAACCGTTCCCGAAGTGATTGTAGCAAAACACATGGATTTGAAAATTTTCGCCATTTCGGTAATTACAGATATGGGTTATCCGCGCGAAGTGATCAAGGAAACCAGTATTGAAGATGTGATTGCTGTGGCCAATGAAGCAGAACCGAAATTAACGGAAATTATGAAAGAATTGATAGCCGGTCTTTGA
- a CDS encoding mobile mystery protein B, with product MFWGELTQGNFRKSNKNLGVDKHLIPTQLHTLCNDGLFWIENKTYLPDEMAIRFKHRIVSIHCFPNGNGRHSRLMADIIIEKIFGQEIFSCGAVEFSKTNEARQAYLHAVKTADNGDFQPLLKFARS from the coding sequence CTGTTTTGGGGGGAGCTTACACAGGGGAACTTCAGAAAATCAAATAAAAACCTTGGAGTTGACAAACATCTTATTCCAACACAACTGCATACCCTTTGTAATGACGGACTATTTTGGATTGAAAACAAAACTTATCTCCCGGATGAAATGGCCATTCGTTTTAAACATAGAATTGTGAGCATTCACTGTTTCCCAAATGGCAATGGCCGGCATAGTCGATTGATGGCGGATATTATTATTGAGAAAATCTTTGGACAAGAAATCTTTTCTTGTGGGGCTGTTGAGTTCTCCAAAACAAATGAAGCTCGGCAAGCCTATCTCCATGCAGTAAAAACAGCGGACAATGGTGATTTTCAACCCTTGTTAAAATTCGCAAGATCATAA
- a CDS encoding O-antigen ligase family protein, which yields MRNIDSSNEKYMRFPFWIKAVCFLFFPLLSLSCFPFLSEIWLLSRFAALTLFTGLLSIWCLYFAPATIKAAFQNTIIHPLSLIFLLLFAFHFAQSFRSSDWLSNLGDAFKIMQWALLFMLIYVLGKYDELRILILKSVTIAILLVLIAASIQLGLMLYARGSIAIGYDELYHVDSLFGHKNIFSISLFTGIPLLILAIYNLKGFWKLLSSALLILSLLFILFLQTRSVLLAIAFGSFMAFLAAVLNKNTRIWLWCFIKNNVLRLKFIAPAILIITAFLIWNTQFQSWENNFFKRISGLVEWDESLSHYNHTIKERVYLYSNTWELIGEKPLVGYGAGNWKFIFPSKGLTGFKTEQGDVHFTRPHNDFLWVWMELGLAAFLCFSLLFIWVFYQSVKFLYQQKNTGYHLLILALSVGFLLISIFDFPKERVFPYTLFTTNLALYFRTFKPSNSAVKLQWLNPLVKVLLPLFVFANLLVVFILTLGHFHTKKVLKSWQLNQYEKVIEHGLKAKQWKVPVDYFAWPVDYYIGEAQFHQGDIYSAQSSFLKAEKIHPYHLLNLNNIASTYYLQGKPALALKYYKKALSLSYNFDEALVNLMFYYMNQKDIDRALSCVVRIPPNTSHPKFKQGRTNLVNVFLKNYPKSIEQASVRKYLFAKVGDSSWIEQMHQYAFDNKVCFQKAVLSNAYKKLNIENHIQKEFCNRFDTFR from the coding sequence ATGCGGAACATTGATTCAAGCAATGAAAAATATATGCGCTTTCCATTTTGGATCAAGGCTGTTTGTTTTCTGTTTTTTCCCTTATTGAGCTTGAGTTGTTTTCCTTTTCTAAGTGAAATTTGGTTGCTTTCACGTTTTGCTGCACTTACACTGTTTACAGGGCTCTTGAGTATTTGGTGCTTGTATTTTGCTCCTGCTACAATTAAAGCTGCTTTTCAAAACACGATTATTCACCCGCTTTCTCTGATCTTTCTGCTTTTGTTTGCTTTTCATTTTGCCCAATCATTTAGAAGCAGCGATTGGCTGAGCAATTTGGGCGATGCTTTTAAAATTATGCAGTGGGCATTGTTGTTTATGCTTATTTATGTGCTGGGGAAATATGATGAGCTGCGTATCCTGATTCTTAAATCGGTAACCATCGCAATTTTACTTGTGCTAATTGCAGCTTCAATTCAGCTGGGATTAATGCTTTACGCACGAGGAAGCATTGCAATTGGTTATGATGAGCTCTATCATGTGGATTCATTGTTTGGTCACAAAAATATTTTCTCCATTAGCCTTTTTACAGGAATTCCGCTACTCATATTGGCGATATATAATTTAAAAGGTTTTTGGAAATTGCTCAGTAGTGCATTGTTAATACTCAGCCTTTTGTTCATACTTTTTCTTCAGACCCGATCTGTTCTTCTCGCTATTGCATTTGGGTCCTTTATGGCTTTTTTAGCAGCTGTTCTCAATAAAAACACAAGGATCTGGTTGTGGTGTTTTATTAAAAATAATGTACTCAGGCTAAAATTTATAGCCCCTGCTATTTTAATAATAACAGCTTTTTTGATTTGGAATACACAATTTCAAAGTTGGGAGAATAATTTTTTCAAACGCATATCCGGACTTGTAGAATGGGATGAAAGTTTGAGTCACTACAATCACACCATCAAAGAAAGAGTGTATTTGTATTCCAATACCTGGGAATTGATCGGGGAAAAACCACTTGTCGGATATGGTGCAGGAAACTGGAAATTTATCTTTCCCTCAAAAGGGCTGACCGGGTTTAAAACCGAGCAGGGTGATGTACATTTCACACGTCCCCACAATGATTTTCTTTGGGTGTGGATGGAATTGGGTCTGGCGGCATTTTTATGTTTTTCCCTGCTCTTTATATGGGTGTTTTATCAATCTGTAAAGTTCCTTTACCAACAAAAAAACACAGGCTATCATTTATTGATATTGGCTCTAAGTGTTGGGTTTTTATTGATTTCTATTTTTGACTTTCCTAAAGAAAGGGTTTTCCCCTATACGCTGTTCACAACAAATCTTGCATTGTATTTCCGCACATTTAAACCATCGAATTCTGCTGTAAAACTTCAATGGCTAAATCCTTTGGTTAAGGTGCTGCTTCCTTTGTTTGTGTTCGCAAATTTGTTGGTGGTTTTTATACTAACATTAGGACATTTTCATACTAAAAAAGTACTTAAATCCTGGCAATTGAATCAATACGAAAAAGTGATTGAACACGGATTAAAAGCCAAACAGTGGAAAGTCCCGGTAGATTATTTTGCCTGGCCTGTGGATTATTATATCGGTGAGGCACAATTTCACCAGGGCGATATTTATAGTGCCCAATCGAGTTTTTTAAAGGCGGAAAAAATTCACCCCTATCACCTTTTAAACCTGAATAATATTGCTTCAACTTATTATTTACAAGGCAAACCAGCACTTGCATTGAAATACTATAAGAAGGCACTTTCCCTTTCCTATAATTTTGATGAAGCACTCGTCAATCTGATGTTTTATTACATGAACCAAAAAGATATTGACAGGGCTTTGTCTTGCGTGGTTCGCATTCCACCGAATACTTCGCATCCAAAATTCAAGCAAGGAAGGACAAATTTGGTGAACGTGTTTTTGAAAAACTACCCCAAAAGCATTGAGCAGGCTTCAGTACGAAAATACCTCTTTGCTAAAGTTGGCGACAGCTCGTGGATTGAACAAATGCACCAATACGCATTTGATAATAAAGTATGTTTTCAAAAGGCAGTCTTATCAAATGCATACAAAAAATTGAATATTGAAAACCATATTCAAAAAGAATTTTGCAATAGATTTGATACTTTTCGCTAA
- a CDS encoding HepT-like ribonuclease domain-containing protein produces the protein MRNIAVHEYFGIDFEIIWQIVNVDLPIFKKEIEKFL, from the coding sequence ATGAGAAACATTGCTGTCCATGAGTACTTTGGAATTGATTTTGAAATTATTTGGCAAATTGTAAATGTTGATTTGCCAATTTTCAAAAAGGAAATTGAAAAGTTTTTGTGA
- the lpxK gene encoding tetraacyldisaccharide 4'-kinase codes for MMPLIAYLRYLLFPFSLLYGGIIFLRNKFYDWNMLKSIQFHFPVISVGNLSVGGTGKTPHIEYLIKLLGTQYKLAVLSRGYKRKSSGYKMVQRMATANEVGDEASLIKSKYPFVNVAVAEERVYGIPQLLSDAPQTQVLLLDDAFQHRSVTPAINILLTRFNKPYTRDYILPAGSLREFRASAKRADFIVVSKCPESLSKEQRESLRKEIAPSKNQLLLFSYLKYGKAYNLIDSKDKIELSDPDAIYLFSGIAQLDELMEYLKSQSKEVFNSEYPDHHNFDAYDMDNIRTAFQNIDRKNKILLTTEKDVVRLIPHKRWVQENKLPIYILPVEVEFFPEDKDRFQRELLQYLEKVVEKNE; via the coding sequence ATGATGCCATTGATTGCCTATCTGCGTTATTTGCTCTTTCCTTTTAGCTTACTATACGGAGGCATTATATTTCTGCGAAATAAATTCTATGACTGGAATATGCTCAAAAGCATACAGTTTCACTTTCCGGTGATTTCTGTAGGCAATTTGTCGGTAGGGGGCACAGGAAAAACACCACATATTGAATATTTGATAAAATTGCTGGGCACTCAATACAAACTGGCTGTTTTGAGCCGGGGCTATAAAAGAAAAAGCAGTGGATATAAAATGGTGCAGCGCATGGCCACTGCTAATGAAGTAGGCGATGAAGCTTCACTGATAAAAAGTAAATATCCTTTTGTGAATGTAGCTGTGGCTGAAGAGCGGGTTTATGGCATTCCACAATTACTGAGCGATGCACCCCAAACACAGGTCTTACTGCTGGATGATGCCTTTCAACACCGCAGTGTTACTCCTGCTATAAACATTCTGCTTACAAGATTCAATAAACCCTATACCCGCGATTATATTCTGCCAGCAGGAAGTCTGCGCGAATTCAGAGCATCTGCCAAAAGAGCCGATTTTATTGTTGTGAGCAAATGCCCTGAATCCCTTAGCAAAGAACAGCGCGAAAGTCTCAGAAAAGAAATAGCTCCTTCAAAAAACCAGTTATTGCTGTTCTCATATTTGAAATACGGCAAAGCATATAACCTGATTGACAGTAAAGATAAAATTGAACTGTCCGATCCAGATGCCATCTATTTGTTTAGCGGAATTGCACAGTTAGACGAATTGATGGAATACCTCAAAAGCCAAAGCAAAGAGGTTTTCAACAGCGAATATCCCGATCACCATAATTTTGATGCTTATGATATGGACAATATCCGCACCGCATTTCAGAATATTGACCGGAAAAATAAAATACTGCTCACTACAGAAAAAGATGTAGTGCGCTTGATTCCGCACAAGCGATGGGTGCAGGAAAACAAACTGCCCATTTACATACTGCCTGTTGAAGTGGAGTTTTTCCCGGAAGACAAAGACAGGTTTCAACGAGAGTTGCTGCAATATTTAGAAAAAGTTGTAGAAAAAAATGAATGA
- a CDS encoding nucleotidyltransferase domain-containing protein, producing MNLEKEQIRIISEYLSDKPVLKAWLFGSRVRGESNASSDIDILLELDYSKHIGLEFIKMKLDLEAKLKRKVDMVSKKALSKHILPFVNKDKQLIYERKTW from the coding sequence ATGAATTTAGAAAAAGAACAAATAAGAATTATATCTGAATATTTATCTGACAAACCTGTATTAAAAGCATGGTTGTTTGGTTCAAGAGTAAGGGGGGAATCCAATGCTTCCAGTGATATAGATATTTTGCTTGAATTGGATTATTCAAAACATATTGGTCTGGAATTCATAAAAATGAAATTGGATCTGGAAGCAAAGCTCAAAAGAAAAGTAGATATGGTGTCAAAGAAAGCGCTTTCAAAACACATATTGCCTTTTGTGAACAAGGATAAGCAATTGATTTATGAAAGGAAAACTTGGTGA
- a CDS encoding helix-turn-helix transcriptional regulator — MRKRPIIPRIIKVQKIEGFKVYCMFNNGENRVLDFKEIFKKWKLKSGDIEFPLLKEKEFKKVRLRNYTLSWPNIPVSLINEDGNEEMHPYELSPDELYRMSKAVEPSASEKFGTLIKAARIKAGLTQEQLAERCGTSRFYISRLENNRTDVELSTFRKIVEAGLGRVFTLKIE; from the coding sequence ATGAGAAAAAGACCAATAATTCCGAGGATAATTAAAGTGCAGAAAATTGAAGGCTTCAAAGTTTACTGTATGTTCAATAATGGCGAGAATAGAGTACTTGATTTTAAGGAAATATTTAAAAAATGGAAGCTTAAATCAGGGGATATAGAATTCCCTCTTTTAAAGGAAAAAGAATTCAAAAAAGTAAGGCTTAGGAATTATACATTGTCCTGGCCTAATATTCCAGTATCACTTATTAATGAAGATGGAAATGAAGAAATGCACCCTTATGAATTGAGTCCGGACGAACTTTACAGGATGAGCAAAGCTGTTGAGCCTTCTGCTTCTGAAAAATTCGGAACCTTGATAAAAGCTGCAAGAATAAAAGCCGGTTTGACACAAGAGCAATTGGCAGAGAGGTGCGGCACGTCCAGGTTTTACATTTCAAGACTTGAAAACAACAGAACTGATGTAGAGCTTTCTACCTTCAGAAAAATAGTAGAAGCGGGACTTGGCAGGGTATTTACTCTGAAAATAGAATAA